The Larus michahellis chromosome 8, bLarMic1.1, whole genome shotgun sequence nucleotide sequence tagtccaaccccctgccagagcagggtcatcttagagcaggttgcacaggaacgcgtccagctgggtttggaatgtctccagagacggagactccaccacctccctgggcagcctgtgccagggctctgccaccctcagggtaaagaagttcctcctcatgtttaggtggaacttcctatggtcaagtttgtgcccgttacctcttgtcctgtccctgggcaccaatgaaaagagcctgaccccatcctcctgacacccgccctttaagtatttataagcatcgataaggtcccccctcagccatcttttttccagactgaaaagacccaaatccctcagcctttcttcctaagagaggtgttccagtcccctggtcgtcttggtagccctttgctgcacctcctccagcagttccctgtccttgaaccggggagcccagaactggacacagcactccgggtgctgcctcaccagggcagagcagagggggaggatgacctccctcgacctgctggtcacactcttcttgatgcaccccaggatgccattggccttcttggccacgagggcacattgctggctcatggtcatcctgttgtccaccaggactcccaggtctctctccaccgagctgctctccagcaggtcagcccccagcctgtactggtgcatggggttattcctccccaaatGATGAGAACTCAGACTGCCCCTTGCTCTAGGCAACCCTTGCGTGCTACAGGGATTGATTAAGGCTGTTTCAAAATAGTATGTGCTGGTCAGTGCAGCTGAAATTTAGCAACGTGTCCATGCTGAACGAATAGCTATTCGGGTCTACCCTTGTTCTCCAGGATCTTGGATATGTAAGCTGCATACAAAGCTCCAGGACAAGAGCATCTGCCCAGTGCTTAAGTGATCTTTCTTTTCTAGCTAACCAGGGAGCCACATGGTTGATCATAGGGAAACGCACATTCACGCTACTGAAGGAAAGCTGGCTTTGCCTGACATAGCTGTGGCCACGAAGGAAAACCACACAAGCTTAAATTTCAGACTCACTCTTCATAGAAGAACTGTCTTTCCATTCCAGCAGTGTCTCACTAAGACCATGAGAAGGCGATTGCCACTCTGTGCCACGTTCTGCCCAGCAGTGTTACCTCACCTCATGCAGTGGCAGGGGAATCGGCCTTTCGGGGAGATATCCTATGCGGTTGGCCTCACCGTTCAGACCATTTGCAATATGACCTTGGCCAACAAGTTTAAGCAAGCAGGTGGTTTGAAGAGATGATACAGGGACAAGTCATTTCCTACTGCCCTTTTAACCTACACTAAAAGTCCTGAGAGTAGAGGCTGCTTTTTGGAACTTCCCTATTGGGGCTCTAAGAGTAAATATCCTCTTGAAAGAGGACTTTCTGGAAAGGCCTGGCAACAACTCTAACGCTTCTGAGcttccttgctgttttccagacCTTTGAAGGTCATGATGCCTCTGTACTGAAAATCGTTTTCGTAAGCCGAGGAACACAACTGCTCAGCAGGTAAGTGCCTCTAGACCAGGAGTCTAGAGGAAGATGTCAAAATGAATCAGAAGAGAAATCTCTTGGCTTACATCAGCAGCGGGAGGGAAGAGCCTTGTGCAGTGGATTTAGTTTTGGAAAGACTGATAGGAAGATGCTGTTTTTATGCCAAGCTTTCTGCTGGGGCTAACTTatcttcctcttctccagctaCGCTGTGGATTCTAGTTAGCTGCTGTGACATTGCTGGGTTGGTGACATACACTGCGGTTAGGTGGAGCTAGGGGTGCATCTCACCCTACTGCCTTTGGTGAGGGCAAAGCAGCCAGAGCTAAACAGTTATTGGTACCTGGGGATACCACCGGAGCGTATGAGGAAACGTAGGTAATAGCATTTCCCAACTAGGAGTCACTTGAAGGAATGCTGGTAGTACTGGGAACTGCTTGTTTGGAATTCTCAAGCTCTTTTGACATTTTTGGTTAATTCTACTCCTGTTTAAAAGGCACTGGAATGGGACAAGTTTATCTGATATTTGAGGTGGGGCAGAGCGAGAATGGATCTATCCCCTGGTTCTCTGAGTGAAGtctgttgtgtttctttctcttccgAAAGCGGTTCAGATGGTCTCTTAAAACTCTGGACAATTAAAACAAATGAGTGTGTGAAAACTTTAGATGGTCATGAAGATAGAATCTGGGGTCTTCACTCTAACAAGCAAGATGATATGGTTGTGTCAGCATCCAGTGACTCCTGCATCACGCTGTGGAAGGTACAGTACGGGGTCTTTCTGTGTTTCCCCTCTGGGTTAGAAATCAGAATGCAGTTGGAGAGCCCAGGATCCCAGGGGCTTGTTTGTCACTGTTCCAGCATGACACATGCTCTCCTCATTTTCTGCACTTCGAAACCGGGTCCATAAGGCATGTCTTCGGGTTTGGGCTGGGTTTCTTTTGCCATACTGTGTTTCCCCAGTTGCTGTTGTAAGAGGAACAGCAGATGGGCTTTAGCAGCCTGCCCGGTGCTGGTGTTCTAAAGGTGGTTTGGAGGGAAGTCGTGAGTTGCTGGATTTAATGGTTAAATTACTTGACCTACAGATTTTGCTGCAGAAATCTCCTAATCGCTTGATGGCTCCTAATTGCTTGAtggctaaataaaaaataatctgtattaaAACAAGATTTGACAAAGTTATATTCTGTTTTTCTCTACAGGATGTCACTGAAATTGAAGAGAAAGAGGCGCAAGCTAAACAGGAGGAGCAGATTATGAAGTAAGTCGATCCTGTGCAATGATGAGCTGTGACAGGCAAACTCTGTCCAGTGAAGCTGTCGACACCTAGAGCCATCCAGCTCCATCTAATCCACATATCACATCGTTTAGCTATTTAGAGGCTGTCAAGGCACAGTAGTCTCCTCTTTGTAGTTTATCTTTAGTTCCTGCAAAGCCTTACTATAATACTGTCACCTTGACAATTgattagtttcttttttatgCACTGCTAAGATAAGCAAAGTCAAACCGCCAGAGCCTACTTTCACTTTCTCCTGCTTCAGCCAGCACTGAGTAGCTCAGGGAGCCCTTGAATGCGCCAGGGTAATTATCTGCACAATGAGGGCACCGAGGCATTCATTGGCAAGCACCATTAACTTCTTGGCATTAAAGCTCTGCACGCTATTATTGCCAAATCTGCTGCTTTCTGTAGAGAGTTTTTTTCCACCAACCAAATACTTGTCTCACTCTCTTGACCCTGATTTGTTTTCCAGAGAGCAAGAGCTTTCTAACCTGCTTCACGAGAAAAGATATCTCAAAGCTTTAGGGTTGGCAATCTCTCTGGATCGTCCGCACACGGTGTTGATGGTGATCAAAGGTGAGTCCACGTTGTGCTCTGAAGGCATTTTCCTgccctctctgctttccagaacATCTCTTCCAGGTAGACAAAGTCTAGAAAGTCTCATTTGTCTGAAAGActcagttttctctttctctgatgAATCCCGTTTTCCTAAGTGAAATCGCCCTTGATAACAAATGGTCTCCGTGCTCTCAGCCCATGGGTGCGTGGGCTGGACTCCTGCATGGactcttcatttctctttttccacagCCATCCTCAAGGAAACTGATGGGAGGAAGCACTTGGAAGAGAACATTGTTCGGTTGCGGAAGGATCAGAAAGGTTTGTTGTAACTTGGTTTAAAGTGATAAACCCATTCAGGTTAGGGGCTTGTTTTCTTAACTGAAATTAAAAGGAGAAGAATCTCCTTAGACTCAGTATTTACCGCTGCGCTCCCACCGTGCTGAAGCGGGACTGGCCTTGGGCAGCTTCTTTGTGATGGTGCTGCTCGTGGTGCACACCAGCAACTGCTCTGAGCTTGTGTGAGTGGCTTTGCCTGGCCTTGTCCCCGCCTTGTTTGGGATGTTCGTGTAACGGCTCAAGAAACGGTTCAGTGCATAGCTGTTCTGCCCGTCTGGGCTCGTCGGTCAGGGGGTGTGGGAGCTGAACCGCTCTGTACGACAGAAGAGATGCTTTCGAACTTGGCGTCTCCTGTGTGCCAGCACCATGGCACAGCCAGCCTGTACAAATTTCCTTCCTCCCTAGAGGCGGTGTTAGCATTCTTGGTGACGTGGAATACGAACTCTCGAAACTGCCACGAGGCCCAAGCTGTCATTGAAACCCTCTTGAAGCACGAAGCACCGGACAGCCTCCTGCAGTACTCGGGCATTAAATCTGCTGTGGAGTCCCTGCTGCCTTACACCGGTGGGTCACGCTGCTGGGACAGGCTGCGAGCCTGAACTCGCCTCCTGTCTTCTGAATATTCCCTGTTTGCCTTGATCTAAAGAGAGGGGAGGTTTTTGCCCCCCGTTCTGGTGAGCTTTCTCTCCTGTGATGCTAACCATTGCGTTTCTCTCTTTGCAGAGCGCCATTTTCAGAGACTGAGCCGTTTGCTACAGGCTTCCATGTTCATTGATTTCATGTGGCAAAACATGAGGCTGGCTGATGCAGCCCAGCAGGAAGATGTGACTTTGTGACCTTCCTCCTGCCAGTTGCTCCTTCTGGAGGGGAGAGTCTGAACTGCCTTCCCACCAGGTATGGCAGCTGGACTATTCctgtattttataataaatttttgAAGTTTGAATTTCTAAAACCAGTCCGGCATTCAGTCTCCTTGGGGCTTGGTGAGAGGAAGGGGTCATTCCTTTGGCCAAGCTGTGGTTTCCCTTGCTATTTGCACACCCTGGATTTTCAGGCCCAGACACTTAAACAGCActtagtttggagaaaaggcagaagcgTTTGGTCTTTGCTGGGGATTTAAAGACTTTGCGGAGTTGGGAGACACTACGGGCAATGTCGTGTCACATCCCAAAGCCCAGCTAGGCGGTGCGTGTGTCATTGAATCAGTGTTGTGTCATTGAGTATTTTCTTTGCTTGGGAAATGCAGCCTGGGCCAAGGCAGGTCTCTCGCCTGTGCCTGCCCTGAATGTTAGCGCCTGGGAGGGAGATAAGTGCAATTTTAATTCCCCAGCTAACAAATTTTTTGAAGTACAAAAAACAAGCAGTCTTCATGGatatttacttgtattttattttagtctccaaaataaatgtaataaaaatgtataaaattcaGAACAACATAAACACCTCACAAGttatattgcttttttaaaaaaaaaaacaaacaaaaacagataATAACTAAAATTAAAGGTAACAATCtatttaaaagtcatttttcttATAACTATTTTTATAACTCAATTCTAGCAAATAAACTTAGGACGAAAATTGCTGTGAGTTTCAGTAACTACCAGACCCCCTTGAAAGGGGAATATTTTGTTCGTAAAAATGAGCTCTGGCCCCCTTACCTGCTTGGGAAACGAGCTGTACTACAAGCATTTTTGTTTGTGTGCCTGCACACACATCTCTGTAGGGAGGGGTCAGAGAAGAGGTTCCTGGCCAACAGGTTTTGTTGTACTCGCAGCCATTCAGCAGATCCAGCCAATTCAAATATTTGATGGCCAGTTTCCACTACCCAAGTTGAtctaacctttaaaaaaaaaaaaaaccaaaaaaacccaaaccccaagcaAACGCCGAAACACCAAAAatagaggtttttaaaaaatatataaaataggtGGTTCAAATAAATAGCAGCATCCCATCAACTACCCCATGCCAATAGCTGTAGCTGTGGATTTCATGGGTGACTCTGTCACTTACTCTGGGTTTCGCTCCGCGGCTCGGCAGGGTGGCTGCAGCGCTCTGCCAGCTACCCCCGCGTGGGGAATCACATGGTAACGACTGTGACATTTTCTCATACTACACTGCAGGATGAATACCTGCCTGAGGGAGAATTAACTGAATCCGAAGTGACCGCTAACTTACAGAGGAGCTGCCGCATCCGCAGCTGCCGTGACTCCCCTGATGAGTTAAACCACTAAATTCCCTAAGTCCGGTAAAGCCCCTCCGGGCTTCCCGACCTCCCTGTGCGAGCTGCAGCACTAATCAGGGTTACCCAGGGAAGCAATGTTTGCATGTGAGTTCTGTCAGGATCTAATTGTGTCCTTGGAAAGTGACAACTCCCAAGCCCTCACAGTCCCCGCACCACTGCCCACGGCTCCTGTGGGATGTCAGTGAGGAGGGAGCCTGGCTCTCGGTCGTGGGGCTGGCCCAGGGCCGGGTCCGTGCCTCCCCAGCAGGGACTAGTGCACACTcgggggagggagcagagcctggagggCAGGCCGGGTGGAAGACTTCTGCACAGCTTGCTTCGTGATGGTGCTGCACTTCTGGAGGATCTCATGGGCTGAGGGGCGCACGGGCATCTTGGGGACACAAGTGTCCAAGTCTGGGTCAGTGAGGGAGTAACTTAAATCAGTTGCAGATGACTCCACGAAGCCTGAATCGTTCCTGTCCTTGTGGGTGAGGTGTGGAGACTTGTTGGTGTGCATGGCCAAGGCGTGCTCCAGGGGAGAGCTCCTGGCCTGCTCAACTTCGGGCAGAGATCTTGACAATTCAGGCTTCCAGCTCAGCTGGCCGTCCCGCTTGCTGCTACTCCCTGAGCTGAGGGATGAGCTGTCTGACTCCAGGTCCGGGGTGGAGCTGGGCCTGGGCAGAGACCTTGATCTGCTTCTCGTAGAGCTCACGTCCTCTTCAGTCTTGTCAAGGGAAGAGCAAGCCCGCGCCCTGTGCTGTCCTGTGGCCTCACCCTGGGGCTGAGGAGCCGTCAGAGAGGAGCAGAGGTTCGGGGTGGAGACATTGAGTCCGCAGGTCATGATGGTCTGGAGCTTGTGGTGAGGATTCTTGTAGGGCTGAAGGTACATGGAGGGCATGTAGCCGGTATGGCCGTTGTATCTGAGGGGGAAGGATGaaaagcaacactgaaaagagcccttctcccagctccaactgaggggagggagcagagcaccaaggggaagagggtgaggaCTCAGCTCAGTGCCATACACAGGACACAAAGGGGAAAATCATCCCTAACCAAGGGCAGTCAACTTTGGGGGAGCTCCTCTGCACCGCGCTTGGAGAGGAGCAGGCAAGAAGCACCTGCAGCAGGTAACCGGCTCCCTCAGGGAACAACCGCTTCGGAAAAGCCTCCTTACCGGATCAGCCACCAGCCATCCTCAGATTTCTTGACCACCTCCACGACGACACCGTTGTTCAGCGAGAGCTCGTCTGCCTTCTGAGACTCGTAGTCCCGCACAACAAAGTACAGGCTCCCTGCAGAGAGAAGGGGGAGGTTGGTTTTGCCTTGTGGAGAAAATACCTCCATCCCTGTGACCAACCAGAGAGGTGTAGGGCAAGCGTCCCTGAGAGTGACTGATTTGCTCAGAGACCCACAGCTGAGGGTAGAGCTGCTCAGAAGAGCCAGAGATACAGGCAGGGACTCCAAACAATGGCTAAAGCGGTGGGGTTTttacagaactaattttctgAAGAAGGAATGTGGTGTTCCAGGGAGACAGAAGCAGACTTACCCTCCTCATTTGAGCTCAAAGAATTCTGGATGTCCTCGTGGACGTCAGTGTCTTCCAGGTACGAGGCTGGGAACCAGGCTATCTGCTTGTCTGTGTTTTCCACTAGCCACCATCCTGCAGaaaacagggaaggagaaaaaaaaaaaaaaaaggtttttaacaGCTTGCAAGTGGACAGATGACCATAATCCCGGGGTaggggctgctctgctccaaGAGCCAGGGGcattctgcagagcagctcagcgcCTGGCTGATGCCGTGCTGACACTGTGTTCTTTGCTCCTGTGTAAATCCAGGTAAGGACCCCGTGCATACGAACACCCACCCGCACCCGGGATGCTACCGACTCGGCATTTGCCAAGCTATGAATCAACTTACGCCATCCATCCCTGAAAGCGAAGAATCCCTATCAAACTTACCAGTCATGTCCTTGATTAACACTTCAACAATTTCCTTCTTAGTGACTTTGAAAGTCTTGTTCTTTGTGTCTTTGGTTTCAAAGGTTTCGATGCATCTGTAGCTCTGGGATGCCTGAGGGTGTGTAATAGAGAGCTGCCGCCCTGGctggtttttcttcccccctccaatTTCTGATGGCATGATCACAACACTGAAAGGCAAAGTTTAATATCAGTTTACTGAAAACTCACGTGCAAGGCTGAGTTTAGTATTAGTTTTGGTAAAATTGTCTATGCAGTAGGCTAAGAAAAGCTTAGGCATCAGAAACAACATCGACATATATTAAAGCATTCAGTAGaacttccctgctctgctgccccagTATTTAACTTGTTTCTCATCTACCCCTATTCTATAACATTGCTGTTTCATGAAGACACATACAAACAAAAGGTACAAATATGATTTCACACCTGTTCTCAGGAAAGCAGGGATCTAAGTCTTGGGTCTGTGCCTTGAAAAACTGAATGACGTCTTCACCCTGGGAGATTTTAGCCTCTgtcttcagcagctcctgggagTAAGTTTCCAGCAGTTTCAGTAATTCCAGGCACCTGTTCAGCTTCCCGCTCTTCCTGTGCTTTGAGTTTACGTCTTTAAAATGATAAAAGCGAAGCTGGTGTAAGACAACGACGGATCTGGGCGCTTTGAGAGCAGCAGTTTTTGCCTGAGCAGAGGTGTGCCCTCACCTACCGCCTTCCCACACGCAAGCCCAAACTGTAAGAAGCCGAGACAGCAGCTGTCTCTGCCTTTTTCATAGCTCCTGATACAATTTTTTAATATCTAGAATTTATCTTTGTTCACACATAAATGTTGCAAGGAGCTCTGGGCCAATATTTGGAGTATAATGTTAATTTACCAAGTGCAACTACCTATTAAAAAAGTCTTCCTGAGTTATTTTAAGTCAGTAATAACCCTGAGCACATTGCTGTAACCCAGCAGTGCCATGCCACAAGCAGGACTGAGCTGTTAATCTGTTCCAGAGGAAGGTCAGACTCGGATACTGAAGTCTACGTCTTCAGTTACGACTGCCCCCAACAGCTCCATCGTGTTTGTTGGTCCATCAGGGATTTGTTTTCCTTACCTTTAAACCGGGGTATTGTCCGTTCAGATCTCCTGAGTGAGCCGTTCTCGATGGGGAATTTTCTCTTCAGCTCTTTCTaaaagtgaggaggaggagacaatAGTGATGCTTTGCAGCCCTGACACACGGCTgggctccttcccctctccccgggACGGGAATCCTGTTTTCAGGGAAATACTTACATGGAAACTCTTAAACTCTTCAAATGTCCGGTAGATGACAATTTTGTTCTGATCTGACCAAGACACAAACATcatgtatttctgtaaaaataaaagggaaaagaagtgcattttttttaattaagtgttCGTTATTGGATGCTTTCAAGCAGTCATCATTTGCCAACACGTGGTTTAGTTCTGGCTTCAGGCTGCAAGACtgtcactttaaaaaattaaataaaacattagacctacaaaaatatttccttaattttAGGGCCTTAAATGGGTAATCATTGTTAAAACCAGGGGAAATTTATGACACTGTGAACAGAAAGACAGCAGAATCTAAGATAACCATTTTCTTACGATATTAAGACCATTAAAAAACAAGTCCAAGACCCCTGTCCTAGATCCCAAGCCTCTAATCCCAGCACTGCGGGGAAATGAGTAAGTGTAACCCTGTATGAGTAATGCAAAAAGCCCGCCAGTTTCCCAGTTTGTAAATatttaaggagaaagaaaaatccaatagcaaaaaaaataatattaaagtaccttctgctttctgcattGCATCAGGCCTACAGCCTTTACATCCACTGGGTACCTGCTGGAGCTCATCTTCCccaaggctgctgctcctccctccccggggcagcTGGAGGCTGAGCGGAGATGTGGCTCCGGGGACGACTGCCCTGGTTAAATACGCTGGAGCCGGAGGCAGGGCACGGGCGTTGTGCGCTTCCTCCTCCGCCCGGTAACGCTGGCAGAAATTCCGTAATTTGGCAAACTACCGCGTGCCTTTTACCTGCCCCCCTGCTTTTAACATGCAAATATTCCCGGGTGCAGGTGGCAGGGGCATAGTTCAAcgagctggggaggagaagcatCTTATCTTATCACATCCTTATTAGAATAATGCTGGTAAGTGAGCCTGGCCCTGCAACCGGGTCTGTTTATCGTCCCTGGGTGTTGGGGAGGTCACCGGGGCAGCAACACCTGCTATGAACTGAAGCACGTTTCCAGGGACGGACATGTCGTGTTTATGGCTATATTGCATGGATGTGCCTGTCGGAGTTGCCTGCAGCGTGGGCTGCGCTCACACCAGTCCCAAAAACCGATTAGGAACGTGGCTTGTTGTCAAGCACAAATCAGTCACAACTCGACACGTGCGACAGCTGTTACAAATCTCTTCTCTTTACTGCTTTGTCCCATCTGCTGAGATGCTTCACTTCGGATGGATTTCTGGGAGCTGTATCGATATTTGCATGCTCTCAGAAATCAGTGGGAGATGCTGATGCCAATGTTGCTGGAGCAAAGGAGGAACAAGCACATCCATGGGCTGTAACTGGAAAAGTCCCAGAGCTTCTCAGCTGTAAATATGCAATGGAAACTCAGCTCCAAGTGCCCCGTTCTCTGTCCTGCCTCAAACCAGGTCTCCATCCCCCCCCAGGGCAACCACGGACCG carries:
- the NOXO1 gene encoding NADPH oxidase organizer 1, translating into MMFVSWSDQNKIVIYRTFEEFKSFHKELKRKFPIENGSLRRSERTIPRFKDVNSKHRKSGKLNRCLELLKLLETYSQELLKTEAKISQGEDVIQFFKAQTQDLDPCFPENSVVIMPSEIGGGKKNQPGRQLSITHPQASQSYRCIETFETKDTKNKTFKVTKKEIVEVLIKDMTGWWLVENTDKQIAWFPASYLEDTDVHEDIQNSLSSNEEGSLYFVVRDYESQKADELSLNNGVVVEVVKKSEDGWWLIRYNGHTGYMPSMYLQPYKNPHHKLQTIMTCGLNVSTPNLCSSLTAPQPQGEATGQHRARACSSLDKTEEDVSSTRSRSRSLPRPSSTPDLESDSSSLSSGSSSKRDGQLSWKPELSRSLPEVEQARSSPLEHALAMHTNKSPHLTHKDRNDSGFVESSATDLSYSLTDPDLDTCVPKMPVRPSAHEILQKCSTITKQAVQKSSTRPALQALLPPPSVH